One Sodalinema gerasimenkoae IPPAS B-353 DNA segment encodes these proteins:
- a CDS encoding single-stranded DNA-binding protein, which produces MTLNVVTLVGRVGTDPDVKYFESGAVVCNLTLAVNRPTNKTDKPDWFNLELWDKRAEVAANYVRKGSLIGVKGSLKFEHWQDRNTNVPRSKPVIRVDRLDLLGSKGDRDTSGLDTFEDDEF; this is translated from the coding sequence ATGACGCTCAATGTAGTCACTCTGGTGGGTCGGGTGGGAACAGATCCCGACGTCAAGTATTTTGAATCGGGCGCGGTGGTCTGTAATTTGACCTTGGCCGTGAATCGGCCGACGAACAAAACGGATAAGCCGGACTGGTTTAATTTGGAATTATGGGATAAGCGGGCTGAGGTTGCCGCGAATTATGTCCGCAAGGGCAGTTTAATTGGGGTGAAGGGATCTTTGAAGTTTGAGCATTGGCAAGACCGCAATACTAATGTCCCTCGCTCTAAACCGGTGATTCGGGTCGATCGCCTCGATCTCCTGGGGTCGAAAGGCGATCGCGATACCTCAGGTCTGGATACCTTTGAAGATGATGAGTTCTAA
- a CDS encoding rod shape-determining protein, producing the protein MGIDLGTANTLVYVSGKGIVLQEPSVVAIDQQNKLPLAVGEEAKQMLGRTPGNVVALRPLRDGVIADFDTAELMLKHFIKQVHGGRSGLVGPHIVIGIPSGVTGVEERAVKEAAYQAGARNVDMIDEPVAAAIGAGLPVAEPTGNMIVDIGGGTTEVAVLSLGGTVVSESVRVAGDELSDSITQYMKKVHNLVIGERTSEQIKIQVASAYPTQEDDIIMDVRGLHLLSGLPRTVTIKGPEIRECMSEPLSVIIEAVKRTLERTPPELAADIIDRGIMLAGGGALLRGLDTLISHETGIVTHVAADPLSCVVLGTGRVLENKKQLQRVFRDRS; encoded by the coding sequence ATGGGTATTGACCTCGGGACTGCAAACACCCTGGTCTATGTCTCTGGAAAAGGTATCGTTCTACAGGAACCATCGGTGGTCGCCATCGATCAACAGAACAAACTTCCCCTAGCCGTGGGGGAAGAAGCCAAACAAATGCTCGGTCGGACTCCGGGAAATGTGGTGGCACTACGCCCCTTGCGGGATGGTGTCATTGCCGATTTCGACACCGCCGAGTTAATGCTCAAGCATTTTATTAAGCAAGTTCACGGGGGCCGGTCAGGCTTGGTAGGCCCACATATTGTCATTGGCATTCCGAGTGGGGTCACTGGGGTTGAAGAGCGGGCTGTTAAAGAAGCCGCTTATCAAGCCGGTGCCAGAAATGTGGACATGATCGACGAACCAGTCGCCGCTGCCATTGGGGCTGGACTTCCCGTGGCCGAACCGACGGGGAACATGATTGTTGATATTGGGGGCGGAACCACCGAGGTTGCCGTACTCAGTTTGGGAGGAACCGTTGTCAGTGAATCCGTACGGGTAGCTGGCGATGAACTGAGTGATTCTATTACCCAGTACATGAAAAAGGTTCATAACCTGGTGATCGGGGAACGCACATCCGAACAAATTAAAATCCAGGTTGCCTCAGCTTATCCGACTCAGGAAGACGACATCATTATGGATGTCCGTGGCTTGCACCTCTTATCTGGGTTGCCTCGTACCGTTACCATCAAGGGTCCCGAAATTCGTGAATGTATGTCGGAACCCCTGTCGGTGATTATTGAGGCCGTCAAACGCACCCTAGAGCGTACGCCTCCAGAACTCGCGGCAGATATTATTGATCGCGGTATCATGTTGGCCGGAGGGGGAGCCTTACTCAGAGGACTCGACACCCTGATTAGCCATGAAACGGGGATTGTTACCCATGTAGCAGCCGATCCCCTCAGTTGTGTGGTCTTAGGAACGGGACGTGTCTTGGAAAACAAAAAACAACTGCAACGAGTTTTCCGAGATCGCTCTTGA